The following coding sequences lie in one Blastopirellula retiformator genomic window:
- a CDS encoding hemolysin family protein — protein MNASLVFWTSCVGAAFMILSAVTGRVLHYLSWHELEEFCERRRQIRWFRTIHENHEDAAFAAQCLQVLGTAFFLVAGQAWLLDLGKTNTLTPAGFATDVLAVAFLLIASTIWLPWAVAEHFAPQFIYYTWRFWAVASVIFSPLAWGVRLVEGVIRRLANIPHEVVDEEEEFEDEIRTIVTEGLREGLLEEDAREMIESVIELGDIDVAEVMTTRNEIDALPVEASWEDAVKFVQETGRTRIPAFQEGLDQIVGVLFVKDLLPELVKPEDERASLRELARPSMMVPMSMPIDELLKQFLRDRNHMAIVIDEYHAVAGLITIEDILEEIVGEIVDEHDLDEEEEIVRVTRDHAEVQGRAHIDDVNEELGLDLPVGDDYDTLAGMVISHLQRIPKTGDRLRIDDVEIVVLAADRRRIQKLKLTKLDPAESPSS, from the coding sequence ATGAACGCTTCCCTGGTGTTTTGGACTTCGTGCGTTGGCGCCGCTTTCATGATATTGTCGGCGGTAACGGGACGTGTCCTCCATTATCTAAGCTGGCACGAACTGGAAGAGTTTTGCGAACGACGGCGACAGATTCGCTGGTTCCGCACGATTCACGAAAATCATGAGGACGCCGCTTTCGCGGCCCAGTGTCTGCAGGTATTGGGGACGGCGTTTTTTCTGGTCGCCGGTCAGGCCTGGTTGCTCGACCTTGGCAAGACGAACACGCTCACGCCGGCTGGTTTCGCCACTGATGTGCTGGCGGTCGCTTTCCTGTTGATCGCCTCGACGATTTGGCTTCCTTGGGCTGTCGCCGAGCATTTTGCGCCGCAGTTTATCTATTACACCTGGCGATTCTGGGCGGTCGCGAGCGTCATTTTCTCGCCGCTGGCCTGGGGCGTGCGTCTGGTGGAAGGGGTCATTCGCCGGCTCGCCAACATTCCGCACGAGGTGGTCGACGAAGAAGAGGAATTTGAAGACGAAATTCGCACGATCGTGACCGAAGGCTTGCGCGAAGGTCTGCTTGAAGAAGACGCGCGGGAAATGATCGAAAGCGTGATCGAACTGGGCGATATCGACGTCGCTGAGGTGATGACCACCCGCAACGAGATCGACGCGTTGCCGGTCGAAGCGTCGTGGGAAGACGCCGTCAAGTTCGTTCAGGAGACCGGTCGGACGCGAATTCCCGCCTTCCAGGAAGGTCTTGATCAGATTGTCGGCGTGCTGTTTGTAAAGGACCTGCTGCCGGAACTGGTCAAGCCAGAGGACGAGCGAGCGTCGCTCCGCGAATTGGCGCGTCCCTCAATGATGGTGCCGATGTCGATGCCGATCGACGAACTCCTGAAGCAGTTCTTGCGCGATCGCAATCACATGGCGATCGTGATCGACGAGTATCACGCCGTCGCTGGCCTGATCACGATCGAAGATATCCTGGAAGAGATCGTTGGCGAGATCGTCGACGAGCACGACTTGGACGAAGAGGAGGAAATCGTCCGCGTCACCCGCGATCATGCCGAAGTGCAAGGCCGGGCGCATATCGACGACGTGAACGAAGAACTCGGTCTCGATCTGCCGGTGGGAGACGACTACGATACGCTGGCCGGCATGGTGATCAGTCACCTGCAGCGGATCCCGAAGACGGGCGATCGTTTGCGCATCGACGATGTCGAAATCGTGGTGCTAGCGGCCGATCGACGTCGGATTCAAAAGTTGAAGCTGACGAAGCTCGATCCGGCTGAGTCTCCTTCTTCGTAA
- the folP gene encoding dihydropteroate synthase: MHTDDLSTRFPSRASTWKLRTRTLTFDCTPQLMAIINVTPDSFSDGGSYFDPMLAVEQALRCAEEGAAILDIGGESTRPYADKVDKSEELRRVIPVIERLREATSVPISIDTSKAVVAREAIAAGAEIINDVTGLSGDPQMLETAIRTQAGICAMHMQGTPQTMQDDPQYDNVVEDIFAYLAERRDALIAAGIEPERICLDPGVGFGKTHQHNLELMAQCGRYHELGQPLLVGHSRKGFVGKLLDNAEAPRTYGTIGGTLALARQGVQIIRVHEVRANKEALRLFVACGGVDGKAGEIL, translated from the coding sequence ATGCACACCGACGACCTCTCGACCCGATTTCCGAGCCGCGCTTCGACCTGGAAGCTACGTACTCGCACCCTGACCTTCGACTGCACGCCGCAGTTGATGGCGATCATCAATGTGACGCCGGACAGCTTTTCCGACGGCGGCTCTTACTTTGATCCAATGCTGGCGGTTGAGCAGGCCCTCCGCTGTGCCGAGGAAGGCGCCGCGATTCTGGACATCGGCGGCGAGAGCACCCGGCCGTATGCCGACAAGGTCGACAAGTCGGAAGAACTCCGGCGCGTGATCCCGGTGATCGAGCGCCTGAGAGAAGCGACCAGCGTGCCGATCTCGATCGACACCTCCAAGGCGGTGGTCGCCCGCGAAGCGATTGCTGCTGGGGCCGAGATCATCAATGACGTGACCGGCCTTTCCGGCGATCCGCAAATGCTGGAAACGGCGATTCGCACCCAGGCCGGTATCTGCGCCATGCACATGCAGGGGACGCCGCAGACGATGCAAGACGACCCGCAGTATGACAATGTGGTGGAGGATATCTTCGCCTACCTGGCCGAGCGGCGCGACGCGTTAATTGCGGCTGGAATTGAGCCAGAGCGAATCTGCCTCGATCCCGGCGTCGGTTTTGGCAAAACGCATCAGCACAATTTAGAATTGATGGCTCAGTGCGGGCGATATCATGAGTTGGGCCAACCGCTGCTGGTCGGCCATTCGCGTAAAGGGTTTGTCGGTAAGTTGCTCGACAATGCGGAAGCGCCGCGTACGTATGGCACGATCGGCGGAACACTGGCCCTGGCGCGGCAAGGTGTGCAGATCATCCGCGTGCATGAGGTGCGGGCGAATAAGGAAGCGCTGCGGCTGTTTGTGGCGTGTGGCGGTGTGGATGGGAAGGCAGGGGAAATCCTCTAA
- the ybeY gene encoding rRNA maturation RNase YbeY: protein MDDEPDEAVEVVRRTEYAAPTDEAVRQALAAVFAGESIEAYEVSVALVDDAEIHEVNNRFLKHDYPTDVVTFNLTSDDDLLEGEIVISCQYAAGEAEKYQWPAEHETLLYVIHGALHLAGYDDHEDEDRLTMRKLERIYLERIQLEPPQSHRHLDQAPQQRGAVG, encoded by the coding sequence ATGGATGATGAGCCCGACGAGGCGGTCGAAGTTGTACGTCGCACCGAGTATGCGGCCCCGACCGACGAAGCGGTTCGCCAAGCGTTAGCAGCGGTTTTTGCCGGCGAGTCCATCGAAGCGTATGAAGTGAGCGTCGCCCTGGTCGACGACGCCGAGATCCACGAGGTCAACAATCGCTTTCTCAAGCACGATTACCCCACTGACGTTGTGACGTTCAATCTGACGTCCGATGACGATCTGCTGGAAGGGGAAATCGTCATTAGCTGCCAATATGCCGCGGGGGAGGCCGAAAAGTACCAGTGGCCGGCCGAGCACGAGACGTTGCTCTACGTCATTCATGGCGCCCTGCACCTGGCAGGCTATGACGATCACGAAGACGAAGATCGCCTAACGATGCGGAAACTGGAGCGGATTTATCTCGAGCGAATACAGCTAGAGCCCCCGCAGTCGCATCGCCATCTCGACCAAGCGCCCCAACAGCGAGGCGCCGTCGGATGA
- a CDS encoding TRAFAC clade GTPase domain-containing protein: MVRKALVAMESYRLAQYAVPISCYICGGDNNYDVELCRHCSAPMALSHQANTQGIEPGMIAVLGTAAAGKTVYLGMLLDMLTRRNNRVQVLARGAFSITLQQRTMAALASSAFPEKTPNEPDRWNWVHCQAKLPSHKRPIELIMPDMAGEAILEEVDHPHSYPAIHSFLRKCAGVLLLVDTERIEDGSQEQNYFMMKLITYLSEQSQKKKRGKCTRPMAIVFSKADQCDPCFANPDRYARDRTPNLWQQIGERFSTVGFFASSVTGACSQRLDHGSKVNVPLRIEPRGIVEPFEWLIRKV, translated from the coding sequence ATGGTACGCAAAGCTCTCGTAGCGATGGAATCGTATCGCCTGGCGCAATACGCGGTTCCGATTTCGTGTTACATCTGCGGCGGCGACAACAACTACGACGTCGAACTCTGCCGACATTGTTCGGCCCCGATGGCCCTGTCGCATCAAGCCAATACGCAAGGGATCGAGCCCGGCATGATTGCGGTGCTAGGTACCGCCGCGGCCGGCAAGACGGTCTATCTCGGCATGTTGCTCGACATGCTGACGCGGCGTAACAATCGCGTACAGGTGCTGGCCCGCGGCGCCTTCTCAATCACGCTACAGCAGCGCACGATGGCCGCGCTCGCCTCGTCGGCGTTTCCCGAAAAGACGCCAAACGAACCGGACCGCTGGAACTGGGTCCACTGCCAAGCCAAGCTGCCCAGCCACAAACGCCCGATCGAACTGATCATGCCCGACATGGCTGGCGAAGCGATCCTCGAAGAGGTCGATCACCCGCACTCGTACCCCGCCATTCATTCGTTCCTCCGCAAATGCGCCGGCGTTCTGCTGTTAGTCGATACCGAGCGGATCGAGGATGGTTCGCAGGAACAAAACTACTTCATGATGAAGCTGATCACCTATCTCAGCGAACAATCGCAAAAGAAGAAACGGGGCAAATGCACCCGGCCGATGGCGATCGTCTTCTCCAAGGCGGACCAGTGCGATCCTTGCTTCGCCAATCCTGATCGATACGCTCGAGATCGAACGCCCAATCTCTGGCAACAAATTGGCGAACGGTTTTCGACGGTCGGGTTTTTCGCTTCCAGCGTGACCGGGGCCTGTTCGCAGCGACTTGATCATGGCAGCAAAGTGAATGTTCCGCTGCGAATCGAACCGCGCGGCATCGTCGAGCCGTTCGAGTGGTTGATTCGCAAAGTCTAA
- the lptE gene encoding LPS assembly lipoprotein LptE, giving the protein MIDRRWISLPLLVALLSSGCACYQIGARTLYRPDIQTIYVPMFPSESFRPGLGERLTEAVVREIESTTPYKVVSKEMADSTLSGELVADQKAVIAENGLDEARVIQETLTVVYRWTDARGNALRDPLSLSLAPALSADRINTSSKYVPEAGQTMAIAQEEAIRDLAVQIVRNMQAPW; this is encoded by the coding sequence ATGATCGATCGTCGTTGGATCTCGTTGCCGCTGCTAGTCGCGCTGCTCAGTTCCGGCTGCGCCTGCTACCAGATTGGTGCGCGAACGCTCTACCGGCCCGATATCCAGACGATTTACGTCCCGATGTTCCCGTCCGAGTCGTTTCGTCCCGGTTTGGGAGAACGCCTGACCGAAGCGGTGGTGCGTGAGATCGAATCGACGACCCCTTATAAGGTCGTCTCGAAAGAAATGGCCGACAGTACCCTCAGCGGCGAGCTGGTCGCCGACCAGAAGGCGGTTATAGCCGAGAACGGTCTGGACGAAGCCCGCGTGATTCAGGAAACCTTGACGGTCGTCTATCGCTGGACTGACGCCCGGGGAAACGCCTTGCGAGATCCTCTTTCGCTGAGCCTGGCGCCGGCCCTTTCGGCCGATCGGATCAACACTTCCAGCAAGTACGTCCCCGAAGCGGGGCAAACGATGGCGATCGCCCAGGAAGAGGCGATCCGCGACCTGGCGGTGCAAATCGTCCGAAACATGCAGGCGCCCTGGTGA
- the recO gene encoding DNA repair protein RecO: MSSEKTTGIVIRIVEFSESSCITTLFTEDFGKITGIAKGCRRPKSAFESAIDLLSLCRIVFLHKTSDSLDILTEAKLLRKFRSAQRSLPHLYAGYYIAELLAQFTHESDPYQELFQITDQTLHELDSGGDVMKLTLHFELQLLRLLGQLPELSFCVDTGTPAPKTGRVPLGLLAGGVLSPEARAGHRQVIDVSAETLEIFRRFAEPGDAWRETEIPPKRSGECRGVINRYITHQAGHRLKMHDMLGMLSE, translated from the coding sequence ATGTCGAGCGAAAAAACTACTGGGATCGTTATTCGCATTGTCGAATTCAGCGAAAGCAGTTGCATTACCACGCTATTTACGGAGGATTTCGGCAAGATTACCGGAATTGCCAAGGGATGCCGCCGCCCGAAAAGCGCGTTCGAGTCTGCTATTGACCTGTTGTCCCTCTGTCGCATAGTGTTCCTCCACAAAACGAGCGACTCCCTCGATATCCTGACCGAAGCTAAACTTCTTCGAAAGTTTCGCTCGGCTCAGCGTAGCCTGCCCCATTTGTACGCGGGGTACTACATCGCCGAGTTGCTCGCCCAATTTACGCACGAATCGGATCCGTATCAGGAGTTATTCCAGATTACGGACCAGACCTTGCACGAACTGGATAGCGGCGGAGACGTAATGAAGTTAACGCTTCATTTCGAACTGCAGCTGCTGCGGTTGTTGGGGCAATTGCCGGAATTATCGTTTTGCGTCGATACCGGTACGCCCGCCCCAAAGACCGGTCGCGTGCCGTTGGGGCTGTTGGCTGGCGGCGTACTTTCGCCAGAAGCCAGGGCCGGACATCGGCAGGTGATTGACGTCAGTGCGGAAACGTTAGAGATCTTCCGTCGGTTTGCCGAGCCGGGAGACGCGTGGCGAGAAACGGAGATCCCGCCGAAGCGCAGCGGCGAATGCCGCGGCGTTATTAATCGATACATCACGCATCAAGCGGGCCATCGGCTTAAGATGCACGACATGCTGGGAATGTTGAGCGAATGA
- a CDS encoding GAP1-N2 domain-containing protein, protein MSVTIQQAIFTSAQTSRLDGYQLVAASNGVTQEDSRELAAWCPAHDAMLREDLAAYSVNFHPVSATRYCVSRTINGQSEYSGRGGRQIYTHCLLIDAPQFVQFANNPFHVLAAATVDANLSWRSSLPSQLSEIKLVPTGKPVDLSLFRQSQLARIPYLMTAWFQEALDKPRLALTGYGGDESIFAQFFNLTPVNLRPLFSFSTGLRYSQRRPFRFLGLEGNHEEQRRAVRGEGLSLLDLANPPMNGDRLRNAWATWVLVALRTNLPASAVKLLSQADPQLDALQLDALGQRLRLQLLSMEEDETKNAAELEQNDASEAELAAAGTPRSDAGDGPRKIVRSHAPHPAHSRATSSARLVQIAGPLPSSQISGISVHEQQRLAQLDELVAGALTGSIESLAQLQNVWPEIASELPSSLRSDVQERYLAYAVIAWKKLNDRRVNRNPQTAASLLDVLSLIFSSAA, encoded by the coding sequence ATGTCCGTTACAATTCAACAAGCGATTTTCACCTCGGCGCAAACGTCGCGTCTCGACGGCTATCAGTTGGTCGCCGCCAGCAATGGAGTCACCCAGGAAGACTCCCGCGAACTCGCCGCTTGGTGCCCTGCCCACGACGCGATGCTCCGCGAGGACCTCGCCGCGTACAGCGTCAATTTTCATCCGGTCAGCGCCACGCGATACTGCGTCTCGCGGACGATCAACGGACAGTCCGAATACAGCGGCCGCGGCGGTCGGCAGATCTATACGCACTGCCTGCTGATTGATGCGCCGCAGTTCGTGCAGTTCGCCAACAATCCGTTCCATGTGCTCGCCGCGGCGACTGTGGACGCCAATCTCAGTTGGCGAAGCTCGTTGCCTTCGCAGTTGAGCGAGATCAAGCTGGTGCCGACCGGCAAGCCCGTTGATCTTTCGCTCTTTAGGCAATCGCAGCTGGCGCGGATCCCGTATTTAATGACTGCATGGTTTCAAGAGGCGCTCGATAAGCCGCGATTGGCCCTGACCGGTTATGGCGGCGACGAGAGCATCTTCGCCCAGTTCTTCAACTTGACGCCGGTTAACCTGCGGCCGCTCTTCTCGTTTTCGACGGGGCTTCGCTACTCGCAGCGGCGACCGTTCCGCTTCCTGGGACTGGAAGGCAACCATGAAGAGCAGCGTCGCGCCGTTCGCGGCGAAGGCCTTTCGTTGCTCGACCTGGCCAATCCGCCGATGAACGGCGATCGCTTGCGTAACGCGTGGGCGACTTGGGTCTTGGTGGCGCTCCGCACCAACCTGCCGGCGTCAGCGGTCAAATTGCTCAGCCAAGCCGATCCTCAACTCGACGCGTTGCAGCTGGACGCACTCGGACAGCGACTGCGGCTACAGCTGCTTTCGATGGAGGAAGACGAAACCAAGAACGCCGCAGAATTGGAACAGAATGATGCGTCGGAAGCGGAACTTGCCGCCGCTGGAACCCCACGCAGCGATGCAGGGGACGGCCCGCGGAAAATCGTGCGTAGCCACGCGCCTCATCCAGCCCACTCTCGTGCGACTAGCTCGGCCCGTCTGGTTCAGATCGCCGGTCCCCTGCCATCTTCCCAGATCTCAGGGATCTCGGTCCACGAACAACAGCGGCTGGCGCAGCTTGACGAGTTGGTCGCAGGCGCATTGACCGGCAGCATCGAGTCGCTGGCCCAGTTGCAGAACGTCTGGCCAGAAATCGCCAGCGAACTTCCGTCGTCACTACGCAGCGACGTGCAAGAGCGGTACCTCGCCTATGCGGTGATCGCCTGGAAGAAGCTAAACGACCGCCGCGTTAATCGAAACCCACAGACGGCGGCGAGCTTGTTGGACGTGTTGTCGCTGATCTTTTCGTCGGCGGCGTAG
- a CDS encoding glutamate-5-semialdehyde dehydrogenase: MSILENQDLAQYCLETALQAKEASAALALVSGAQKNGWLRESAKRLRAAEAAITAANALDLEAAPQFGLTPAEVDRLKLDGKRIESIAAGLEQIAMLEDPIGRVIDSTVRPNGLDIQKIRVPLGVVFFIYESRPNVTADAAAICVKSGNAVILRGGKEAAHSSRAIVEVMQDCALDYDIPTTAVQLVNTSDRAAVGHFLKLNQYIDVAIPRGGEGLIRRVADEATMPVIKHFNGNCHVYVDRDADLDMAMSIAVNSKCHRYGVCNAAESLVVHQDVADLFLPAIGAALLERGVEIRGDSTTQSLVLKAKTATDEDFAAEYLGPIISVKVVESLDAAIRHINLYSSKHTESIVTRNLAAAREFASRIDSSAVMVNASTRFNDGGEFGLGAEIGISTDKFHARGPCGLEALTSYKYVVYGDGQIRS, from the coding sequence ATGTCGATTCTCGAGAATCAAGATCTGGCCCAGTACTGTCTGGAAACCGCGCTACAGGCGAAAGAGGCTTCGGCCGCTTTGGCGTTGGTCTCTGGCGCACAGAAGAATGGCTGGCTACGGGAATCGGCCAAGCGGCTGCGCGCTGCCGAAGCGGCGATCACCGCCGCCAACGCGCTCGACCTGGAGGCGGCGCCCCAGTTTGGGCTGACCCCGGCTGAAGTGGATCGACTGAAACTGGACGGCAAACGGATCGAAAGCATCGCCGCTGGTCTGGAGCAGATCGCCATGCTCGAGGATCCGATTGGCCGGGTGATCGACTCGACGGTCCGGCCGAACGGACTCGACATCCAGAAGATTCGCGTACCGCTGGGGGTCGTCTTCTTCATCTATGAGTCTCGTCCCAACGTGACTGCCGATGCGGCCGCCATTTGCGTCAAGAGCGGCAACGCGGTCATCCTGCGTGGCGGCAAAGAAGCCGCTCACTCGTCGCGAGCGATCGTCGAAGTGATGCAAGACTGTGCCCTCGACTACGATATTCCTACGACGGCCGTCCAATTGGTCAACACGTCGGACCGCGCCGCCGTTGGGCACTTTCTAAAACTGAATCAATACATCGATGTCGCAATTCCGCGCGGCGGAGAAGGGCTGATTCGCCGAGTCGCCGACGAAGCGACGATGCCGGTGATCAAGCACTTTAACGGCAACTGTCACGTTTATGTCGACCGTGACGCCGATCTCGACATGGCGATGTCGATCGCGGTGAACAGCAAGTGTCATCGTTATGGCGTCTGCAATGCGGCTGAGTCCCTGGTCGTACACCAGGATGTGGCTGATCTGTTTTTGCCGGCAATTGGCGCCGCTTTGCTGGAGCGAGGCGTCGAGATTCGGGGCGACTCGACGACGCAGTCGTTGGTCCTGAAAGCGAAGACGGCGACCGACGAGGATTTTGCGGCTGAGTACCTGGGCCCGATCATCAGCGTGAAGGTGGTGGAGTCGCTCGACGCGGCGATTCGTCACATCAACCTTTACAGCTCGAAGCATACTGAATCGATCGTCACGCGAAATTTAGCGGCGGCTCGCGAGTTCGCTTCGCGGATCGACAGTTCGGCGGTCATGGTCAACGCCAGCACGCGGTTTAACGATGGCGGAGAGTTTGGCCTGGGCGCTGAGATCGGGATCAGCACTGACAAGTTCCATGCTCGCGGACCGTGCGGGTTGGAGGCGCTCACCAGTTATAAGTACGTGGTTTACGGCGACGGCCAGATTCGCTCGTAG
- the bamD gene encoding outer membrane protein assembly factor BamD yields the protein MLGCASWRPGGATQVANTPEASTGVRQVSFEENEPPGAEVDPVTVEKKSWWQSLGGSSVERSIRESTGRVVQDKARAKRLYAEAETLYDQGMKAPVDKRDSSLHRAADNFKLAGKYYPESDLEENSLMYAAECYYFLDEYPSAVEMYGKLVKKYPNTKYLDQVGNRRFKLARYWVERYNENPDASLQPNLTDEQRPLFDRFGNAIKLYDMIRLDDPTGKLADDATLAAANANFKQEKYEAADRFYTDLRQNFPSSEHQFIAHYLGMFCKLKMYQGPSYDGQSLDEAGKLAERMERQFPDRVAEHREAIDAAKKEVRAKQAERLWHLATFFEGRQQYGGARFYYFQVIQDFPNSNMADAARERMREIADRPDHPEQKAQWLVDLLDYDEDKDMPKIAPEDPTPRTANVQAP from the coding sequence ATGCTAGGCTGCGCTTCATGGCGACCAGGCGGAGCGACGCAAGTCGCCAATACCCCCGAAGCGTCGACCGGCGTTCGCCAGGTTTCGTTTGAAGAAAACGAGCCCCCCGGCGCCGAGGTCGATCCGGTCACCGTTGAGAAAAAGTCATGGTGGCAATCGCTGGGCGGCAGTAGCGTCGAACGCTCGATCCGCGAATCGACCGGCCGCGTCGTGCAAGACAAAGCCCGCGCCAAGCGTCTCTATGCCGAAGCGGAAACGCTGTACGACCAAGGGATGAAGGCCCCGGTCGACAAACGCGACAGCTCGTTGCATCGGGCGGCCGACAACTTCAAACTGGCCGGCAAGTACTATCCCGAGTCGGACCTCGAAGAAAACTCGCTGATGTACGCCGCCGAGTGCTACTACTTTTTGGACGAGTATCCCAGCGCCGTCGAGATGTATGGCAAGTTGGTCAAGAAGTACCCGAATACCAAATATCTCGATCAGGTCGGCAACCGCCGTTTCAAATTAGCTCGCTACTGGGTTGAGCGGTACAACGAAAACCCCGACGCGTCGCTGCAGCCGAACCTTACCGACGAGCAGCGTCCGCTGTTCGACCGCTTTGGCAATGCGATCAAGCTTTACGACATGATTCGGTTGGACGACCCGACCGGCAAGCTAGCCGACGACGCCACCTTGGCCGCCGCCAACGCCAACTTCAAGCAAGAGAAGTACGAAGCGGCCGATCGCTTCTACACCGACCTCCGGCAGAACTTCCCCTCCAGCGAACATCAGTTCATCGCTCACTATCTGGGCATGTTCTGCAAGCTGAAGATGTATCAGGGACCGTCGTATGATGGTCAGTCGCTGGACGAAGCGGGCAAACTGGCCGAGCGGATGGAGCGTCAGTTCCCCGATCGCGTCGCCGAACATCGCGAAGCGATTGACGCCGCCAAGAAAGAAGTGCGAGCCAAACAAGCGGAACGCCTCTGGCACTTGGCGACCTTCTTTGAAGGACGTCAGCAGTATGGCGGCGCCCGCTTCTACTACTTCCAGGTGATTCAGGACTTCCCGAACTCGAACATGGCCGACGCCGCCCGTGAGCGTATGCGGGAGATCGCCGATCGTCCCGACCATCCCGAGCAAAAGGCGCAGTGGCTGGTCGACTTGCTCGACTATGACGAGGACAAGGACATGCCGAAGATTGCGCCGGAAGACCCGACTCCCCGCACCGCTAACGTTCAGGCCCCATGA
- the fliM gene encoding flagellar motor switch protein FliM gives MGNDNVLSQAEVESLLSAMEASGPKTSEAPPPPASSGVQGLDASASAADDITRPTRHREKITPYDFKRPERVGKEQMRALQSMHEGFGRNFGAALSGLLRNIVEVKLTSVDQLTYSEFVFSLENPSCFNLLTASPLEGNLILDINPSILYPIIDRLLGGGKESSPVSRRPLTEIELTLVSRITSLFLGELRIAWENVLDLQLGVVRVESNPQLVQIVPPNEVVVLISFELAIGDVRGMMNLCIPFNSIERIGGKLTANTWFAYGSSEITDESRQALSTQMDGASVKLGVTLAETKITTEDLLELRVGDIITTSKDSREPLKVSVNGVTKFLAYPGAFKGHKAIQVDAILPPKKQKPVQPKMPSNTPSQPAKPAKPPGKK, from the coding sequence ATGGGCAACGACAATGTGCTAAGCCAGGCGGAGGTCGAGAGCCTACTAAGCGCCATGGAGGCGAGTGGGCCGAAGACGTCCGAAGCGCCGCCACCGCCTGCTTCTTCAGGCGTGCAAGGTCTGGACGCTTCCGCCAGCGCGGCCGATGACATCACCCGACCAACGCGTCATCGCGAGAAGATCACCCCCTACGACTTCAAGCGTCCCGAGCGTGTCGGCAAAGAACAGATGCGGGCCCTGCAGTCGATGCATGAAGGTTTCGGGCGTAACTTTGGCGCCGCACTGTCAGGTCTCTTGCGCAACATCGTCGAGGTGAAGCTGACCAGCGTTGACCAGCTGACCTACAGCGAGTTCGTGTTCAGTCTGGAGAATCCGAGCTGTTTCAACCTGCTGACGGCCAGTCCGCTGGAAGGGAACCTGATTCTCGACATCAACCCGTCGATTCTCTATCCGATCATCGATCGCTTGTTGGGGGGCGGCAAAGAGAGCAGCCCCGTTTCTCGACGTCCGCTCACCGAGATCGAGTTGACGCTCGTGTCGCGGATCACCAGCCTCTTCTTGGGTGAACTGCGGATCGCGTGGGAAAACGTGCTCGACCTGCAGCTAGGCGTCGTTCGCGTCGAGAGCAACCCGCAGCTGGTCCAAATTGTGCCGCCGAACGAAGTGGTCGTGTTGATCAGTTTCGAACTGGCGATCGGCGACGTCCGCGGCATGATGAACCTTTGTATTCCGTTCAACTCGATCGAACGAATCGGCGGCAAGCTGACCGCCAACACCTGGTTCGCCTACGGTAGTTCCGAGATCACGGACGAATCGCGTCAGGCGCTTAGCACGCAGATGGACGGCGCTTCGGTCAAGCTAGGCGTGACGTTGGCCGAAACGAAGATAACGACCGAAGATCTGCTGGAGCTGCGAGTTGGCGACATCATCACGACGTCCAAGGATTCACGCGAGCCGCTGAAGGTGAGCGTCAACGGCGTGACTAAGTTCCTGGCCTACCCGGGCGCCTTTAAGGGACACAAAGCGATTCAGGTCGACGCCATCTTGCCCCCGAAAAAACAAAAGCCGGTTCAGCCAAAGATGCCCAGCAACACGCCGTCGCAACCGGCAAAACCGGCAAAACCGCCGGGGAAGAAATAA